The window CCTGCAATTTCTAATGGGAACGCAATATTTTCTGCAACTGTTCGAGACCATAGTAAGTTAAAATGTTGAAAAATCATACTTACCTTTTGTCTCGCATTTCGGAGCTTTTTCCCTTTAATGGCTGAAAATTCTTGGTTGTTAACCGTCACCGTACCAGATGTCGGCTTTTCTAAACCGTTTAATAGTCGAATCATCGTACTTTTACCGGCGCCACTATAGCCGATAATGCCAAAAATTTCACCTTTGTTAATAGAAAGGTTGACATCTTTGACTGCTGTTAATTCGCCATTCGCGGTTTTGTATTTTTTCGTAATATTTTGAAGCTGTATCATAGCGAATACTCCTTTTCTCATATAGAAAACCCCTTCACTCACAGACAAGTTGAAGGGGTCACGTACTTTATACGTTGAACCGTTCTCTCATCTTTCAAAGAAAATTTTCTTTGGGTGATTTGGCACCTTTTCACAAATGTGATGGTTGCCGGGCTTCATCGGGCACTTCCCTCCGCCGCTCTTCATAAGAGTTCGATATTTTATTTTTATTTAGAACTTATGCTGAAAAAATAAAATTAATATAGTTGATACTTTACCATGCTAGTAAAGTTCAGTCAATTGGTTTTTTTAACAATTCGTATAAAAATGGTACGGATTGAAAAGCATAGACCTTTTCTGTAACTTTTTCGCCATCACTTATCAAGAGACACGGTACACTTTCTATTTGGTAATCATAAGCCAGTTGCTCCATAAAATTCATATTTGCTTTACCAAGCTGTAGCTGCGGCAGCAACTGCTCAACAATATCCATCATTTTAGATGCCACTGCACACGTCCCACACATAGGTGTATATAAATAAAAGGCAGTTTTTTTACCAGACTGCATAGCCGCTTCCCACTGCTCTTTTGACCATTCTTTCATCTTTTCACGCAACCTTACAAAATATATTCATTATGGATTGAGAAATGTGCACGAAGTAAAATCATCGCTAGCACTTTCCTCGGTGTCGTTTCTACTTCTTTATAGGTAGGCATTGTACGTAAATGTTCCGCCTCTGGATAATGTCTGTCCATTAATGCCCGTAGCTTATCACCCGATGTATCTGCATCAAAAAAAGTATATAGCTCATAGCCCTCATAAGGATCGAGTAATTCTTCTAATTGATGAACACCGATTGTACCATTTGTACATAGTATTAGTACATTCTCACTCAAAATAGGTTCAATTTGAAGCTTATCCGAACGGCCTTCCACGATTAAACATTTCCCCTCGAACATCACGACACCCCCATTTAAACATCTATCCCTTATACCTCATTATATAATAAAAAACGCCGGTATTTTCCGACGTTTTCATGTTTTACAGACTTGTCATTATTCAGCAATCATTTCTTCGTATTGTTCTGCTGTCATCAGTTTTTCAATTTCTGATGCGTCAGCAGGTTCTACAACGATCATCCATGCTTTTTCATATGGTGATTCATTTACGTATTCTGGGCTATCTTCTAAATCAGCATTTACTTCAACCACTTTACCTGAGATAGGCGCGTATAATTCAGAAACAGTTTTTACTGATTCTACACTACCGAATGGATCATCTGTTTTGATCTCGTCGCCAACTTGTGGAAGCTCAACGAAAACGATATCTCCAAGTTCAGATTGTGCGAAATGTGAAATACCGATACGTACTTTACCATCTTCTACTTTTACCCATTCATGTTCTTCAGAGTATCGTAAGTCTTTAGGTGTGCTCATGCAAAAAACCCCTCCATAAATATGTAATATATTCACTATCAGTGTGCCATACTTCTCCCATAAAAACAAGAATAAAAGCGGTTATTTCCAAGCTTGCTCAAATTCTAATTCTTTAAACCCTAATGTTACTTTTTCCCCATCAGTTACGATTGGTCGCTTAATAAGCATACCATCGGATGCAAGCAGTGTAAGCTGTTCTTCTTCAGACATTTCAGCAAGTCTATCCTTCAAGCCAAGCTCACGATATTTCATGCCAGAAGTATTGAAAAACTTCTTCAATGATAACCCACTCGCCTGCCATAAACGAGCTAATTGTTCCTTTGTTGGTGGTTGCTCCACGATGTGTACCTCTTCAAATGAAATACCATTGTCGGTTAACCATTTTTGCGCTTTTTTACATGTCGTACATTTTGGATAATGGATAAATTGAATCGTCATATGTAGGCTCCTCTACAGTCATTTTCTGTAGTATACCACCATACTTGTCTTGAACCAAAATGAAACCTTCGTAATGAGTTTTATCCATCTGTTTTGTCGTTCCATCCGTCACTTTCTCGATTCTATCCATCAGTATGTCATTTCTATCCGTCACTTTTTCATTTCTATCCGTCTCACTCAAAAAACTAGCTCCCCATAAGTAGGAAGCTAGTTCATAATTATACGATGAATTTTTCTGCTTCGATTAGTTTAACTGAAGCTTCACGTTTCTTCGCAATGAGGTTATAAGGATTGTTACGCGTTAGCTTACGTAATGCAGACAATGTCATGCGTGCAGCATCTCCATCTGCTGAAGCAAGAATTGTATCTTTTGCTTCTTTTTCAATTTCCGCAAACGCCTCTTGGCAGAAGATTTGTGCGTAAAGAAGTTTTTGATGCGCTTTATCGACACCATCACGTGCAATGGCCTTTTCTGTACGTAATACCGCTGATTCCATTGCGAAT of the Lysinibacillus fusiformis genome contains:
- a CDS encoding thioredoxin family protein; protein product: MKEWSKEQWEAAMQSGKKTAFYLYTPMCGTCAVASKMMDIVEQLLPQLQLGKANMNFMEQLAYDYQIESVPCLLISDGEKVTEKVYAFQSVPFLYELLKKPID
- a CDS encoding toprim domain-containing protein produces the protein MFEGKCLIVEGRSDKLQIEPILSENVLILCTNGTIGVHQLEELLDPYEGYELYTFFDADTSGDKLRALMDRHYPEAEHLRTMPTYKEVETTPRKVLAMILLRAHFSIHNEYIL
- the gcvH gene encoding glycine cleavage system protein GcvH, which encodes MSTPKDLRYSEEHEWVKVEDGKVRIGISHFAQSELGDIVFVELPQVGDEIKTDDPFGSVESVKTVSELYAPISGKVVEVNADLEDSPEYVNESPYEKAWMIVVEPADASEIEKLMTAEQYEEMIAE
- a CDS encoding arsenate reductase family protein produces the protein MTIQFIHYPKCTTCKKAQKWLTDNGISFEEVHIVEQPPTKEQLARLWQASGLSLKKFFNTSGMKYRELGLKDRLAEMSEEEQLTLLASDGMLIKRPIVTDGEKVTLGFKELEFEQAWK